The genomic region GTGCGCTCCCTGCGCGAGAGCGAGGAAAACTTCAGAGCCCTTGCCCAGACGACTTCGGCCATCATCTTTTTCTACCAGGGCGAAAGCCTCGTCTACGTTAACCGTGCCGCCGAAAGGGTCACAGGCTATTCAAAAGACGAGCTTTTAAAGATGAAATTCTGGGAAATAATACGCCCGGATTACCAAAAACGGGTCAGAGAGTATTGCCTTGCGAGGCAGCGCGGCGAGCAGGTGCCATCGCCTTATGAGGCCGGGATCATCACGAAGGGCGGCGAAATGAGGTGGGTGGAGATCACGGCGGAACGCATCACGTATACGGGAAAGCCTGCAGGAATGGCGACGTTTTTCGATATCACGGATCGTAAGCACGCCGAGGAAAAGATGCGGCTCACCCAGTTTGCCATCGACAATTTCATGGATTCATCCATATGGCTTAACTTAGAAGGGCAAATTATCTACGCCAATAAGGCGACATGCCAAAGCCTGGGATATTCTGCCGACGAGCTATTATCCATGAGGATCTGGGACGTCTACCCCGACTGCCCATATGAAAGGTTTTTGGAGAGATGGGATAAAGCTAAAAGGAGTGGTGCCTTCAATTTTCAGTCCATGCACGTTAGAAAAGACGGCAGCGCCTTCCCCGTAGAAGTCAGCGCCAACTACCTGAAATTTGAAAATAAGGAGTACCTTATAACATTCGCCCGGGACATAACGATACGTAAACAATATGAGGAAGCCCTATCAGATGCTAATGCACAAACAGAATTTTACCTGGACTTGATGGGCCACGATATCAATAACCTGAACCAGGTCGCCCTTGGGTACCTGGAATTGGCGGACGATGCCATAAGATCCGGTGGGAAGCTCGGCGAAGACGACATTGGCCTGATTGAGAAGCCGATGGTGTCGTTGAAAGGCAGTTCCAGGCTCATCGATAAGGTTATGAGGCTTCGTAGGCTAAAATCGAAAGAGCTCATTCTTGAGCAGGTGGATATCTGTAGCGTTTTAAGCAGGTTGAAAGATAAATACTCGCACGTTCCAGGAAGGAACGTGGCCATTAATTATACGCCATCTGCGGAGTGTTTGGTGGTGGCCAACGAGCTCATAGACGAGATTTTCATTAATCTCATCGAGAACTCGATTAAACACTCACCCGTAGATAGGCCACTGATAATAGACATACTACAAGCAATGGCTCGTGAGGATGGCAAGGCGTTTATCCGCGTCACAATAGAAGATAACGGACCGGGCATACCGGATGATGAAAAAGAAAAATTGTTCACCCGCTTCTACAGGGGCAAGACACTGGAAAAAGGAAAAGGCCTTGGCTTATATCTCGCTAGAACGCTGGCTGAAAATTTTGGCGGCAAGATAAGGGTGG from Methanocella conradii HZ254 harbors:
- a CDS encoding sensor histidine kinase, which codes for MSNLKHADAPRESLEREMDSLKRLLKKQKEELDRCSDAVRSLRESEENFRALAQTTSAIIFFYQGESLVYVNRAAERVTGYSKDELLKMKFWEIIRPDYQKRVREYCLARQRGEQVPSPYEAGIITKGGEMRWVEITAERITYTGKPAGMATFFDITDRKHAEEKMRLTQFAIDNFMDSSIWLNLEGQIIYANKATCQSLGYSADELLSMRIWDVYPDCPYERFLERWDKAKRSGAFNFQSMHVRKDGSAFPVEVSANYLKFENKEYLITFARDITIRKQYEEALSDANAQTEFYLDLMGHDINNLNQVALGYLELADDAIRSGGKLGEDDIGLIEKPMVSLKGSSRLIDKVMRLRRLKSKELILEQVDICSVLSRLKDKYSHVPGRNVAINYTPSAECLVVANELIDEIFINLIENSIKHSPVDRPLIIDILQAMAREDGKAFIRVTIEDNGPGIPDDEKEKLFTRFYRGKTLEKGKGLGLYLARTLAENFGGKIRVEDRVPGDYTKGVRFIVMLPAARK